One window of the Equus caballus isolate H_3958 breed thoroughbred chromosome 2, TB-T2T, whole genome shotgun sequence genome contains the following:
- the IL2 gene encoding interleukin-2 precursor: MYKMQLLACIALTLAVLANSAPTSSSKRETQQQLKQLQMDLKLLLEGVNNNKNPKLSKMLTFKINMPKKATELKHLQCLEEELKPLEEMLKNFLSKDIKELMSNINVTVLGLKGSETRFTCEYDDETGTIVEFLNKWITFCQSIFSTMT; encoded by the exons ATGTACAAGATGCAACTCTTGGCTTGCATCGCACTAACTCTTGCAGTCCTTGCAAACAGTGCACCTACTTCAAGCTCTAAGAGGGAAACACAGCAACAACTGAAGCAATTACAGATGGATTTAAAGTTGCTTTTGGAAGGAGTTAAT AATAACAAGAATCCCAAACTCTCCAAGATGCTCACATTTAAAATTAACATGCCCAAGAAG gCCACAGAATTGAAACATCTTCAGTGTCTAGAAGAAGAACTCAAACCTCTGGAGGAAATGCTAAAAAACTTTCTCTCGAAAGATATCAAGGAATTAATGAGCAATATCAATGTAACAGTTCTGGGACTAAAG ggGTCTGAAACAAGATTCACATGTGAATATGATGATGAGACAGGAACAATTGTAGAATTTCTGAACAAATGGATTACCTTTTGTCAAAGCATCTTCTCAACAATGACTTGA